One Pyrus communis chromosome 4, drPyrComm1.1, whole genome shotgun sequence genomic region harbors:
- the LOC137730512 gene encoding LRR receptor-like serine/threonine-protein kinase RGI1 isoform X1: MSTVLPPSSRQSFPIFYTSSSSHSSVFLCLTLFLLYTPTFASAANPEATLLFSWLHSSASPPPSFFSNWNLLHPNPCNWSSITCSPQGHVTEITIQYIPLQLPLPTSLSAFPSLRKLTISGANLTGTIPADIGECTELQVIDLSSNCLVGSIPPSVSRLRNLQDLILNSNQLTGKIPVELGTCIGLKNLLLFDNQLTGSITAALGKLTSLAVLRAGGNKYIGGKIPEELGGCSNLTVLGLADTQVSGALPASLGKLSHLHTLSIYTTMISGEIPPEIGNCSELVNLFLYENSLSGSIPPELGKLKKLEQLLLWQNSLSGPIPEEIGNCSSLRMIDFSLNALSGTIPLSLGGLSNLEEFMISDNNVTGSIPSNLSNLTNLMQLQLDTNQISGLIPPEIGMLSKLTVLFAWQNQLEGSIPSTLTSCSSLQALDLSHNSLTGTIPAGLFQLKNLTKLLLISNDISGLIPPSIGNCSSLVRLRLGNNMIAGGIPKAIGDLRSLNFLDLSGNSLSGQVPDEIGSCTELQMIDLSNNTLEGPLPNALSSLSGLQVLDVSVNQFSGQIPASLARLVSLNKLILSRNLFSGMIPTSLGLCSSLQLLDLSSNKLTGSIPVELGRIEALEIALNLSCNALSGPIPPQVSALTKLSILDLSHNQLDGDLSPLAELNNLVSLNVSYNKLSGYLPDNQLFRQLLPMDLAGNKGLCSSNRDSCFLSDVGRTGLTRNQNEIRRSRRLKLAIALLITLTVAMVVLGILAVIRARRAIRDDDESELGNLWAWQFTPFQKLNFSVEKVLRCLVDVNVIGKGCSGVVYRADMDNGEVIAVKKLWPATVAADNGCCNDEKCGVHDSFSAEVKTLGSIRHKNIVRFLGCCWNKNTRLLMYDYMPNGSLGSILHERTGHALEWEVRYQILLGAAQGIAYLHHDCVPPIVHRDIKANNILIGLEFEPYIADFGLAKLVDDGDFALSSNTVAGSYGYIAPEYGYMMKITEKSDVYSYGVVVLEVLTGKQPIDPTIPEGQHVVDWVRQKRGSIEVLDPSLISRPESEIEEMMQALGIALLCVNSTPDERPTMKDVAAMLKEVKHEREEYAKVDMLLKGSPTNDTRENKNPNGVLATSSSAAMKSLFAKSNNTIFSASTLLYSSSFSSANKMGFK, from the exons ATGTCTACAGTGCTGCCGCCCAGCTCGAGGCAATCCTTCCCCATCTTCtacacctcctcctcctcccactCTTCTGTTTTTCTCTGTCTCACCCTATTTTTACTCTACACACCCACCTTTGCTTCTGCCGCAAACCCCGAAGCCACCCTTCTCTTCTCCTGGCTCCATTCCTCTGCTTCGCCGCCACCTTCCTTCTTCTCCAACTGGAACCTCCTCCACCCCAATCCATGCAACTGGTCCTCCATAACATGTTCCCCTCAAGGCCACGTCACCGAAATCACAATCCAATACATCCCTCTCCAGCTTCCACTTCCAACCAGTCTCTCCGCCTTTCCCTCCCTCCGAAAACTCACCATTTCAGGTGCCAATCTCACCGGAACCATCCCCGCCGACATCGGTGAATGCACCGAGCTGCAAGTCATCGACCTCAGCTCAAACTGTCTGGTGGGTTCAATCCCGCCCAGCGTTTCGAGGCTCCGAAATCTCCaagacttgatcttgaactcCAATCAGCTCACTGGGAAAATCCCAGTTGAGCTTGGCACCTGCATTGGACTAAAAAACCTCCTTCTCTTCGACAACCAGCTAACCGGGTCGATTACGGCGGCGCTCGGGAAGCTCACCAGCCTTGCAGTTCTGAGAGCAGGAGGTAACAAATACATTGGTGGGAAAATCCCAGAGGAGCTCGGAGGCTGCAGCAATTTGACTGTCTTGGGGTTGGCTGACACCCAAGTTTCAGGCGCTTTGCCTGCCTCATTGGGTAAGCTTAGCCATCTCCACACCCTGTCTATTTACACCACAATGATCTCCGGCGAAATCCCACCTGAAATAGGTAACTGCTCTGAGCTTGTCAACTTGTTTCTTTACGAAAATAGCCTCTCCGGTTCAATTCCACCGGAGCTTGGTAAGCTTAAGAAGCTGGAGCAGTTGTTATTATGGCAAAATAGTCTTTCTGGTCCAATCCCAGAAGAGATTGGGAATTGTAGCAGCTTgagaatgattgatttttcTCTAAATGCTTTGTCTGGTACTATACCTTTGTCTTTGGGAGGTTTATCGAATCTTGAGGAGTTTATGATTAGTGACAACAATGTCACCGGTTCGATCCCTTCCAACCTTTCTAATTTGACGAACCTGATGCAGCTGCAGCTCGACACGAATCAGATCTCCGGTTTGATTCCACCGGAGATTGGGATGTTGTCGAAACTGACTGTTCTTTTCGCTTGGCAAAACCAGCTTGAAGGAAGCATTCCTTCAACTCTGACTAGCTGTAGCAGTCTCCAAGCACTAGACTTGTCACACAATTCGCTCACCGGTACCATTCCTGCCGGCTTGTTTCAGCTCAAAAACCTCACAAAGCTTCTTTTGATTTCGAATGACATTTCGGGTTTGATTCCACCAAGTATTGGCAACTGCAGCTCTCTGGTTCGGCTGCGGCTTGGGAACAACATGATTGCTGGTGGGATTCCGAAAGCAATTGGAGACCTTAGGAGCTTAAACTTTCTTGACCTGTCTGGGAACAGCCTTTCTGGGCAAGTGCCTGATGAGATTGGGAGTTGCACAGAGCTACAGATGATAGACTTGAGCAACAATACTTTGGAAGGTCCCCTGCCTAACGCGTTGTCATCACTATCAGGACTTCAAGTCTTGGATGTTTCGGTTAATCAGTTTTCGGGGCAGATACCAGCAAGCTTGGCTCGTCTTGTTTCGTTGAACAAGCTTATTTTGAGCAGGAACTTGTTCTCTGGAATGATACCTACATCGCTTGGCCTGTGTTCGAGTCTCCAATTGCTTGATCTTAGCAGCAACAAGCTCACTGGCTCAATCCCCGTGGAGCTTGGGAGGATTGAAGCCCTTGAAATCGCGCTAAATTTGAGCTGCAATGCACTCTCAGGCCCCATCCCACCTCAAGTATCAGCACTAACCAAGCTTTCAATACTAGACCTTTCACATAACCAGCTTGATGGGGACTTGAGTCCACTTGCAGAGCTCAATAATCTTGTCTCTCTTAATGTGTCATATAACAAACTCAGTGGCTACCTTCCAGACAACCAGCTTTTTAGACAGTTGTTACCAATGGATTTGGCTGGAAACAAAGGCCTTTGCTCTTCAAATCGTGACTCATGCTTCCTGAGTGATGTTGGCCGCACAGGACTAACAagaaatcaaaatgaaataagGCGGTCACGCAGGCTTAAGCTAGCAATTGCATTGCTGATCACCCTGACCGTTGCAATGGTGGTTTTGGGGATCCTTGCAGTGATTAGAGCGCGAAGAGCTATCAGAGATGATGACGAATCAGAATTGGGGAACTTGTGGGCTTGGCAGTTCACTCCATTCCAGAAGCTAAATTTCTCGGTTGAGAAAGTGCTTAGATGCCTGGTGGATGTCAATGTAATTGGAAAAGGATGTTCTGGGGTTGTGTATCGCGCTGATATGGACAATGGCGAAGTCATTGCAGTGAAGAAGCTCTGGCCAGCAACAGTTGCTGCAGACAACGGATGTTGTAATGATGAAAAATGTGGAGTTCACGATTCATTCTCAGCGGAGGTCAAAACACTTGGCTCAATACGTCACAAGAACATTGTTCGGTTCTTGGGTTGTTGCTGGAATAAGAACACAAGATTGCTCATGTACGATTACATGCCTAATGGAAGCTTGGGAAGTATTCTACATGAGAGGACAGGGCATGCCCTTGAATGGGAAGTTCGGTACCAAATTTTGTTGGGTGCAGCTCAAGGCATTGCCTATTTGCACCATGATTGTGTACCTCCAATTGTTCACAGGGATATCAAGGCCAATAACATCCTCATTGGCCTTGAGTTTGAGCCTTACATTGCTGATTTTGGCCTAGCCAAACTCGTTGATGATGGCGATTTCGCTCTATCCTCCAACACAGTTGCTGGTTCCTATGGCTATATTGCTCCTG AATATGGATACATGATGAAGATCACAGAGAAGAGCGATGTTTATAGCTATGGAGTTGTTGTATTGGAAGTCTTGACAGGGAAGCAACCAATAGATCCAACAATACCAGAGGGGCAACATGTAGTGGATTGGGTAAGACAGAAGAGGGGAAGCATTGAAGTCCTCGACCCAAGCCTCATATCGAGACCCGAATCGGAGATAGAGGAAATGATGCAGGCATTAGGCATAGCCTTGTTGTGTGTAAACTCAACCCCTGATGAAAGACCAACCATGAAAGATGTGGCAGCAATGCTAAAGGAAGTCAAACATGAGAGGGAGGAGTATGCCAAGGTTGATATGCTCCTCAAAGGTTCGCCCACAAATGACACTCGCGAAAATAAGAACCCTAATGGAGTTTTGGCAACCTCATCATCAGCAGCAATGAAAAGCTTGTTCGCAAAAAGCAACAACACAATTTTTTCTGCATCCACATTGCTTTACTCATCATCCTTCTCTAGTGCCAATAAAATGGGGTTCAAGTGA
- the LOC137730512 gene encoding LRR receptor-like serine/threonine-protein kinase RGI1 isoform X2 has translation MLNTVSTTSSSSHSSVFLCLTLFLLYTPTFASAANPEATLLFSWLHSSASPPPSFFSNWNLLHPNPCNWSSITCSPQGHVTEITIQYIPLQLPLPTSLSAFPSLRKLTISGANLTGTIPADIGECTELQVIDLSSNCLVGSIPPSVSRLRNLQDLILNSNQLTGKIPVELGTCIGLKNLLLFDNQLTGSITAALGKLTSLAVLRAGGNKYIGGKIPEELGGCSNLTVLGLADTQVSGALPASLGKLSHLHTLSIYTTMISGEIPPEIGNCSELVNLFLYENSLSGSIPPELGKLKKLEQLLLWQNSLSGPIPEEIGNCSSLRMIDFSLNALSGTIPLSLGGLSNLEEFMISDNNVTGSIPSNLSNLTNLMQLQLDTNQISGLIPPEIGMLSKLTVLFAWQNQLEGSIPSTLTSCSSLQALDLSHNSLTGTIPAGLFQLKNLTKLLLISNDISGLIPPSIGNCSSLVRLRLGNNMIAGGIPKAIGDLRSLNFLDLSGNSLSGQVPDEIGSCTELQMIDLSNNTLEGPLPNALSSLSGLQVLDVSVNQFSGQIPASLARLVSLNKLILSRNLFSGMIPTSLGLCSSLQLLDLSSNKLTGSIPVELGRIEALEIALNLSCNALSGPIPPQVSALTKLSILDLSHNQLDGDLSPLAELNNLVSLNVSYNKLSGYLPDNQLFRQLLPMDLAGNKGLCSSNRDSCFLSDVGRTGLTRNQNEIRRSRRLKLAIALLITLTVAMVVLGILAVIRARRAIRDDDESELGNLWAWQFTPFQKLNFSVEKVLRCLVDVNVIGKGCSGVVYRADMDNGEVIAVKKLWPATVAADNGCCNDEKCGVHDSFSAEVKTLGSIRHKNIVRFLGCCWNKNTRLLMYDYMPNGSLGSILHERTGHALEWEVRYQILLGAAQGIAYLHHDCVPPIVHRDIKANNILIGLEFEPYIADFGLAKLVDDGDFALSSNTVAGSYGYIAPEYGYMMKITEKSDVYSYGVVVLEVLTGKQPIDPTIPEGQHVVDWVRQKRGSIEVLDPSLISRPESEIEEMMQALGIALLCVNSTPDERPTMKDVAAMLKEVKHEREEYAKVDMLLKGSPTNDTRENKNPNGVLATSSSAAMKSLFAKSNNTIFSASTLLYSSSFSSANKMGFK, from the exons ATGCTTAACACCGTATCAACA acctcctcctcctcccactCTTCTGTTTTTCTCTGTCTCACCCTATTTTTACTCTACACACCCACCTTTGCTTCTGCCGCAAACCCCGAAGCCACCCTTCTCTTCTCCTGGCTCCATTCCTCTGCTTCGCCGCCACCTTCCTTCTTCTCCAACTGGAACCTCCTCCACCCCAATCCATGCAACTGGTCCTCCATAACATGTTCCCCTCAAGGCCACGTCACCGAAATCACAATCCAATACATCCCTCTCCAGCTTCCACTTCCAACCAGTCTCTCCGCCTTTCCCTCCCTCCGAAAACTCACCATTTCAGGTGCCAATCTCACCGGAACCATCCCCGCCGACATCGGTGAATGCACCGAGCTGCAAGTCATCGACCTCAGCTCAAACTGTCTGGTGGGTTCAATCCCGCCCAGCGTTTCGAGGCTCCGAAATCTCCaagacttgatcttgaactcCAATCAGCTCACTGGGAAAATCCCAGTTGAGCTTGGCACCTGCATTGGACTAAAAAACCTCCTTCTCTTCGACAACCAGCTAACCGGGTCGATTACGGCGGCGCTCGGGAAGCTCACCAGCCTTGCAGTTCTGAGAGCAGGAGGTAACAAATACATTGGTGGGAAAATCCCAGAGGAGCTCGGAGGCTGCAGCAATTTGACTGTCTTGGGGTTGGCTGACACCCAAGTTTCAGGCGCTTTGCCTGCCTCATTGGGTAAGCTTAGCCATCTCCACACCCTGTCTATTTACACCACAATGATCTCCGGCGAAATCCCACCTGAAATAGGTAACTGCTCTGAGCTTGTCAACTTGTTTCTTTACGAAAATAGCCTCTCCGGTTCAATTCCACCGGAGCTTGGTAAGCTTAAGAAGCTGGAGCAGTTGTTATTATGGCAAAATAGTCTTTCTGGTCCAATCCCAGAAGAGATTGGGAATTGTAGCAGCTTgagaatgattgatttttcTCTAAATGCTTTGTCTGGTACTATACCTTTGTCTTTGGGAGGTTTATCGAATCTTGAGGAGTTTATGATTAGTGACAACAATGTCACCGGTTCGATCCCTTCCAACCTTTCTAATTTGACGAACCTGATGCAGCTGCAGCTCGACACGAATCAGATCTCCGGTTTGATTCCACCGGAGATTGGGATGTTGTCGAAACTGACTGTTCTTTTCGCTTGGCAAAACCAGCTTGAAGGAAGCATTCCTTCAACTCTGACTAGCTGTAGCAGTCTCCAAGCACTAGACTTGTCACACAATTCGCTCACCGGTACCATTCCTGCCGGCTTGTTTCAGCTCAAAAACCTCACAAAGCTTCTTTTGATTTCGAATGACATTTCGGGTTTGATTCCACCAAGTATTGGCAACTGCAGCTCTCTGGTTCGGCTGCGGCTTGGGAACAACATGATTGCTGGTGGGATTCCGAAAGCAATTGGAGACCTTAGGAGCTTAAACTTTCTTGACCTGTCTGGGAACAGCCTTTCTGGGCAAGTGCCTGATGAGATTGGGAGTTGCACAGAGCTACAGATGATAGACTTGAGCAACAATACTTTGGAAGGTCCCCTGCCTAACGCGTTGTCATCACTATCAGGACTTCAAGTCTTGGATGTTTCGGTTAATCAGTTTTCGGGGCAGATACCAGCAAGCTTGGCTCGTCTTGTTTCGTTGAACAAGCTTATTTTGAGCAGGAACTTGTTCTCTGGAATGATACCTACATCGCTTGGCCTGTGTTCGAGTCTCCAATTGCTTGATCTTAGCAGCAACAAGCTCACTGGCTCAATCCCCGTGGAGCTTGGGAGGATTGAAGCCCTTGAAATCGCGCTAAATTTGAGCTGCAATGCACTCTCAGGCCCCATCCCACCTCAAGTATCAGCACTAACCAAGCTTTCAATACTAGACCTTTCACATAACCAGCTTGATGGGGACTTGAGTCCACTTGCAGAGCTCAATAATCTTGTCTCTCTTAATGTGTCATATAACAAACTCAGTGGCTACCTTCCAGACAACCAGCTTTTTAGACAGTTGTTACCAATGGATTTGGCTGGAAACAAAGGCCTTTGCTCTTCAAATCGTGACTCATGCTTCCTGAGTGATGTTGGCCGCACAGGACTAACAagaaatcaaaatgaaataagGCGGTCACGCAGGCTTAAGCTAGCAATTGCATTGCTGATCACCCTGACCGTTGCAATGGTGGTTTTGGGGATCCTTGCAGTGATTAGAGCGCGAAGAGCTATCAGAGATGATGACGAATCAGAATTGGGGAACTTGTGGGCTTGGCAGTTCACTCCATTCCAGAAGCTAAATTTCTCGGTTGAGAAAGTGCTTAGATGCCTGGTGGATGTCAATGTAATTGGAAAAGGATGTTCTGGGGTTGTGTATCGCGCTGATATGGACAATGGCGAAGTCATTGCAGTGAAGAAGCTCTGGCCAGCAACAGTTGCTGCAGACAACGGATGTTGTAATGATGAAAAATGTGGAGTTCACGATTCATTCTCAGCGGAGGTCAAAACACTTGGCTCAATACGTCACAAGAACATTGTTCGGTTCTTGGGTTGTTGCTGGAATAAGAACACAAGATTGCTCATGTACGATTACATGCCTAATGGAAGCTTGGGAAGTATTCTACATGAGAGGACAGGGCATGCCCTTGAATGGGAAGTTCGGTACCAAATTTTGTTGGGTGCAGCTCAAGGCATTGCCTATTTGCACCATGATTGTGTACCTCCAATTGTTCACAGGGATATCAAGGCCAATAACATCCTCATTGGCCTTGAGTTTGAGCCTTACATTGCTGATTTTGGCCTAGCCAAACTCGTTGATGATGGCGATTTCGCTCTATCCTCCAACACAGTTGCTGGTTCCTATGGCTATATTGCTCCTG AATATGGATACATGATGAAGATCACAGAGAAGAGCGATGTTTATAGCTATGGAGTTGTTGTATTGGAAGTCTTGACAGGGAAGCAACCAATAGATCCAACAATACCAGAGGGGCAACATGTAGTGGATTGGGTAAGACAGAAGAGGGGAAGCATTGAAGTCCTCGACCCAAGCCTCATATCGAGACCCGAATCGGAGATAGAGGAAATGATGCAGGCATTAGGCATAGCCTTGTTGTGTGTAAACTCAACCCCTGATGAAAGACCAACCATGAAAGATGTGGCAGCAATGCTAAAGGAAGTCAAACATGAGAGGGAGGAGTATGCCAAGGTTGATATGCTCCTCAAAGGTTCGCCCACAAATGACACTCGCGAAAATAAGAACCCTAATGGAGTTTTGGCAACCTCATCATCAGCAGCAATGAAAAGCTTGTTCGCAAAAAGCAACAACACAATTTTTTCTGCATCCACATTGCTTTACTCATCATCCTTCTCTAGTGCCAATAAAATGGGGTTCAAGTGA